CCGTGCGGGTCAGCACCTGGGAGTGGGGGTCGATGCGGTGTCGGACCACCACGGCGTCGGGCAGGTCCCAGGACAGGCTCATCAGCGTGGCGTCCATGGCCACGGGGTCGACCCCGGTCACGACGAGCAGGGGGGTCCTCATGCCGGGTCGTCCTTCCGTGCCCCCGCGGCCCCGTAGCGGCGCTGGAACTTCTCGACGCGACCCTCGCTGTCGAGCGTGCGGGCGGTGCCGGTCCAGAACGGGTGGCTGTCGCTGGAGATGTCCACGTCGACGACCGGGTAGGTCACGCCGTCCACCCCCGTCTGCGGGGCGTCGGCGCGGCCGACCAGCGTCGAGCGCGTCAGGAACAGCCGCCCGGTGCTGCGGTCCCTGAAGGCCACCGGGCCGTACTCGGGGTGGATCCCCTGCTTCACGTCGTCCTCCTGGTGTCAGTAACGAGAATCATTCTCACTATGACACAGTGGTGGTCCCGGGTCCATCCGACCCGGGTTCCGCACGAGTGAGGAGCACGCATGAACCGCAAGGACCTGGTCGAGACCATCGCGCAGGGGGCGAACCTTTCCGCCGCCCAGGCCGATGCCGCGCTGACGGCGTTCGTCGCCGGGGTCACCGACGCCGTCGCCACCGGAGACCGGGTGGCCGTCGCCGGCTTCGGGACCTTCGAGCCGCGCGAGCGCTCGGCACGCACCGGCCGCAACCCGCAGACCGGTCAGTCGATCGAGATCGCGGCCTCCGTCGCGCCGGCCTTCAAGCCGGCCGCCGCGTTCAAGCAGGCGGTGGCGCGGGGCTGAGTGCTCGGCTCAGGCCGGCTCGCGAGCCGGCGGTGGGTCCTCGACCGTGACGCGACGTACGACGGGTCAGGGCCCACCGCCGTTCGTCGGCCCCGCGCTGGGCGGTGAGTGGTCAACCGATCCGGAGTCCGGGATGGTTCAGGCCACGCCGCTGTGCGCGTCGCGTCGCCGCCACCAGGCCGCCAGGGCGAACCCGGTGGCCACGTCCCAGACGCCCCAGAGTCCGCAGACCAGTGCCACGCCGCCGTACTCCGGGAAGAACGCGAGCGCCAGCACCAGCGCGAGCGCCGTGTTGCGCACGCCGGTCTCCAGCGTGATCGCGCGCCGCGCCCGCGCCGGGACCCGGCACAGCACGGCGACGCCCGCGCCGACGAGCAGCGACAGCACGTTCTGGGCGACGACCGCGGGGCCCACGTCGAGCAGGTACGGCGCACCCACGCGCAGGTTGGAGGCCAGCCCGCCGACCACGATCAGCAGCAGCATCACCAGCACCGTCGGCTCGACCGCCGGGCGGATGCGGGCGGCCAGGGTGGGACGGGTCCGCGCGAGCAGGATGCCCAGCGCGAACGGCGTGACGATCAGCAGCAGCACCTCCCCCAGCACCTCGACCGGGCTGAGGTCGACCGCGTCGAGCACCTGGCTGGCCTGGGGGGAGAGGCCGGCCCAGAAGGCCAGCGCCAGCGGGGTCACGACCGCGGCCATCGAGCTGGAGACCGTCGTGAGCGAGACCGAGAGGGCCACGTCTCCGCGGGCGCGGTGCGTCAGCAGGTTCGACATGCTGCCGGCCGGGCCGGAGACCACGAGCAGCATCCCGAGCGCGACCGACGGGGGCAGGTCGAAGGCGGCGACCAGGCCCAGCGTGAGCAGGGGGACGATCACGAACTGGGCGGCCGTGACCGCCGCGAAGACCCGTGGGTGCCGCAGCGCCGCGCGCAGGTCCTCGAGCCGTACGTCGAGCGCGATGCCCAGCAGGAGCAGCCCGATCATCAGCTTCACGGCCAGGTTGAACCCGCCGCCGACGTCGAGGCTGAAGTCGTCGATGTCACGGGCCGCGGCCACTGCGTCGACCACGTCGACCAGCAGGGGGGCGACGCTCAGGGTCGGCACCGCGCCAGGCTAGGGGTCGCGGCGACCGGCGGTGGTGTCAACACTGTTGACCTGACCGTGTCGGACCGCGATCCTGTGGGGGTGCCGCACGCCGCCGCGACCCCCCGCTCGCACCCTGAGGTCGAGTACGACCCGCTGGACCCGGTCCTCGACGAGGCGCCCTACGAGGTGTGGCGGGCGATGCGCGACCGGCAGCCGGTCTACCTCGACCAGCGGCGGGGCTTCTGGGCGCTGTCGCGCTACGAGGACGTCGCCGCCGCCCTGAAGGACACCACGCGGTTCAGCTCCGCGCACGGCAACGTCCTGGAGCTGATGAGCCCCGAGCCGGTCGACAGCGGGATGATGATCCTCAACGACCCGCCCGGTCACACCCGGCTGCGCCAGCTGGTCTCGCGCGCGTTCACCCTGCGTCGTACCGCTGCGTTGGAGGAGGACGTCCGGGTCGTCTGCCGCGAGCTCCTCGACGCGATCGATGCCTCTTCGGAGGTCGACCTGATGCAGGAGTACGCCGCCCAGATCCCGTCCCGGGTGATCTCGCGGCTGCTCGGGGTCCCCGGCGAGGATCGCGAGCGGATCCGGCTGCTCATCGACGAGTGCTTCCACCTCGACGAGGAGCACGGCTTCGTCAACGACGTCGCCCTGACCGCGATGGGCGAGCTCGGCGGCTACCTCGACCGGCGGCTGCGCCACCTGGCCGAGGAGCCCGGCGACGACCTGCTCTCCGCGCTCACGCAGACCGGGCTCACCCGCCGCGAGACCGTCGACTTCGCCATGCTGCTGGTGATGGCCGGCACCGAGACCGTTGGCCGGCTGCTCGGGTGGGCGGCGCTGCTGCTCGACGAGCACCCCGACCAGCGCGCCGACCTGGTCGCGGACCCGTCGCTGATCCCGCGGGCGGTCGAGGAGGTGCTGCGCTTCGAGGGGCCCTCGCCGGTCCAGGCGCGATTCACCACCGAGGACGTCACGCTGCACGGCGTCACCATCCCGGCCCGCTCGGTCGTGCTGCTGCTGACCTCCTCGGCCGGCCGCGACGAGCGGCAGTACGGTCCCGACGCCGGCGTCTTCGACCTCCATCGCGAGCCGCGCCACCACGTCTCCTTCGGGTACGGCGTGCACTTCTGCCTCGGCGCCTCGCTGGCTCGCCTGGAGTCCCGCGTCGCCCTGGAGGAGCTGCTCGCCCGCTTCCCCACGTGGAGCGTCGACCGCGACGGCAGCGTCCGCGCCCACACCTCCACCGTGCGCGGCTGGTCCCGTCTCCTCGTCCGCCTCGACACCCCCACCCCCAGCTGACCCCTCGTCTCCCGCCGAGCCGGCGCATCAATACGCCGGTTCGACCCGCAGTTCCCGCCGAGCCGGCGTATCAATACGCCGGTTCGACCCGCAGTTCCCGCCGAGCCGGCGCATCAATACGCCGGTTCGACCCGCAGTTCCCGCCGAGCCGGCGCATCAATACGCCGGTTCGACCCGATCACCGAGGCCCGCGGGGTGTGAGGATGGGCGGGTGACGACGGGCGTGGGCGGTGTGGGCGGGGTGGGCGGGAGTGCCGGGAGCGACGCTTCAGGGAGGGTGTTCCTGGACCTCGCGGACCCGGCGTTCGACACCACGTCGGAGCAGGTGCACGCCGCGCGCGAGGCGGACTGGCTGGTGCGGACGTCGTACGGCTTCGCGGTGCTGCGCTACGACGAGGCCAACGAGCTGCTGACCGACCGCCGGTTCCGGCAGGGCAACGCGCGGTGGCCGGAGCAGAACGGGGTCACCGAGGGGCCGTTCCTCGCGTGGTGGCAGCGGGTGCTGCTGAGCCTGGACGGTGACGACCACGCCCGGCTGCGCCGTCTGCTGATGCCCGCGTTCAAGCGGCAGAGCATCCTGGCCATGCAGCCGCGCTTCGTCGAGATCGCCGAGGACCTCGTCGCCGGCTTCGCCGACCGGGGCGAGGTCGAGCTGATCGCGGAGTTCGCCGAGCCGTACTCCGCGCGCATCCTCTGCCTCCTCCTCGGCCTCCCCGAGCAGGAGTGGGAGCAGGTCGCGCACTGGGCCGACGACCTCGGTCGCTCGTTCGGCATCGCCGTGGCCCAGGACCTCCCGCTCATCGAGGCCGCCCTGGAGGGCCTGACGGGGTACGTCGACGCCGCGGTCGAGGGCCGGGCCGCCCACCCCCGCGACGACCTGGTCAGCACCTTGGTGCAGGCGCACGCCGCCGACGGCCGGCTGACCCGCGACGAGCTGGTCGTGGGGCTGGTCTTCCTGGCCTTCGCCGGCATGGAGACCACCCGCAACCAGATCGGCCTGGCCGTGCAGACGCTGCTGCGCCACCCCGACCAGTGGCAGCTGCTCGCCGAGCGCCCCGAGCTCGGCGCGGCGGCGGTCGAGGAGGTCATGCGGGTGAACCCGACCGTCACGTGGGTGACCCGGGAGGCCACCACCGACCTGGAGTTCCGTGGGGTGCACTTCCCGGCCGGGTCGATCCTGCAGGTGCTCTCCCACGCGGCGGGCACCGACCCGCGGGTGATGCCGGAGCCGGCCTTCGACATCACCACGGCCCGCGAGCGTGCGCCGCACCTCGGCTTCGGCAAGGGCGTGCACCACTGCCTCGGCCACTTCGTCGCCCGCACGGACATGGCGGTCGCGCTGCCGATGCTGGCGCGCGCCATGCCCGAGGCCGTCGCCGACGGTCCGGGGGAGTGGCTGCCGGTCTCGGGCAACACCGGGGCACTGTCGTTCCCGATCCGCTTCCGCGCGAGGACCCGCTGAGGCGGGACGCGAACGGCCCCCGCCGGGAACCGACGGGGGCCGCGCTGCAGGTCAGAGCCCTGCGGTGCTCGTGGGCAGGGGCGGGGTCGAACCGCCGACCTATCACTTTTCAGGCGATCGCTCGTACCAACTGAGCTACCTGCCCGAGCGCGGACACCTTACCGCAGGCCTCGGGACGCTCACGAATCAGAGGGGGGTGGAGCGGTGCTCTCCCGCACGACGAGCGAGGTCGGCAGCACCGTGCGCGCCGGGTCGGGGCCGGTGGCCCCCATCGAGTCCAGCAGCGCTGCGACCGCCAGCCGTCCCTTGTCGGAGACCGGCTGGCTGACCGTGGTGAGGGTGGGGTGGACGGCGGTCGCGAGGCTGGAGTCGTCGAAGCCGACGACCGAGACGTCCTGCGGCACGCGCAGGCCGAGTGACTCCGCCGCCCGCATCGCCTGGGCGGCGTAGACGTCGGAGAAGCACAGCAGGCCGGTCGGGCGGTCGGGTCGCTCGAGCAGGCGGCGGGCCGCGTCGTACGCCGCCGTGACGGGCCGGAAGGGGGCCAGCTCGACCGCGGGGTCGATGCCGGCCCCGGCCAGGGCCGCGCGCCACCCGGCGTCGCGCTCGGAGGCGGGCGGGTTCCACGGGGCGTCGGTGGGCGTCTCGTCGAGGGCCCCGCCCTGGATCGGGTGGAGGTTGAGCAGGCCGACCCGCCGATGGCCGAGGTCCACGAGGTGCTGGGCCGCGGCCCGGGCTCCCGCGCGGTCGTCGACGTTGATCGACGGGTGGCCGGGCAGGGCCTCCTGGTCGACGGTCACCAGGGGCAGGTCCCGTCTGCGCAGCCAGGCCAGGTCGGTCGACTCCGGCTCGCACACGTAGACGAGCGCGCCGTCCATGGGGACGTCGCGGGCCGGGACGGTCTCCCCGCCGACCCCGGCGGTGATGAGGGTGAGGGCGAGCCCGTGGTCGGAGAGCGCGTCGGCGACGGCCACGAGGAACTCGGCGCCCACGGGGTCCGAGGCCTGCTCGCTGAGCCGCCCGGTGATCAGCAGCCCCACGGTGCCGGTGCGTCCGCGGGCCAGGGCGCGCGCGGCCGGGTCGGGGCCGACGTACCCGAGCTCGTCGGCGACGGCCAGGATCCGCTCGCGCAGCTCGGCGGAGAGCTTCTCGGGGCGGGAGAAGGCGTTGGAGACCGTCATCCGGCTCACGCCGACCTCGTCGGCGATCGACTGGAGGGTCACCTTGCCCATCGGTGCCCTCCTCGGTGGTCGTCTCGGCTGGTGGGGGTCAGGTCCGGCCGCTCGTCTCAGGGGACCTGGCAGCCGATCATGCCCGAGCGGGTGGCCGGGCGCGGCTCGACCCACCCTGCCACGCGG
This genomic window from Nocardioides marinus contains:
- a CDS encoding cytochrome P450 — its product is MTTGVGGVGGVGGSAGSDASGRVFLDLADPAFDTTSEQVHAAREADWLVRTSYGFAVLRYDEANELLTDRRFRQGNARWPEQNGVTEGPFLAWWQRVLLSLDGDDHARLRRLLMPAFKRQSILAMQPRFVEIAEDLVAGFADRGEVELIAEFAEPYSARILCLLLGLPEQEWEQVAHWADDLGRSFGIAVAQDLPLIEAALEGLTGYVDAAVEGRAAHPRDDLVSTLVQAHAADGRLTRDELVVGLVFLAFAGMETTRNQIGLAVQTLLRHPDQWQLLAERPELGAAAVEEVMRVNPTVTWVTREATTDLEFRGVHFPAGSILQVLSHAAGTDPRVMPEPAFDITTARERAPHLGFGKGVHHCLGHFVARTDMAVALPMLARAMPEAVADGPGEWLPVSGNTGALSFPIRFRARTR
- a CDS encoding HU family DNA-binding protein, producing MNRKDLVETIAQGANLSAAQADAALTAFVAGVTDAVATGDRVAVAGFGTFEPRERSARTGRNPQTGQSIEIAASVAPAFKPAAAFKQAVARG
- a CDS encoding bile acid:sodium symporter produces the protein MPTLSVAPLLVDVVDAVAAARDIDDFSLDVGGGFNLAVKLMIGLLLLGIALDVRLEDLRAALRHPRVFAAVTAAQFVIVPLLTLGLVAAFDLPPSVALGMLLVVSGPAGSMSNLLTHRARGDVALSVSLTTVSSSMAAVVTPLALAFWAGLSPQASQVLDAVDLSPVEVLGEVLLLIVTPFALGILLARTRPTLAARIRPAVEPTVLVMLLLIVVGGLASNLRVGAPYLLDVGPAVVAQNVLSLLVGAGVAVLCRVPARARRAITLETGVRNTALALVLALAFFPEYGGVALVCGLWGVWDVATGFALAAWWRRRDAHSGVA
- a CDS encoding cytochrome P450, with product MPHAAATPRSHPEVEYDPLDPVLDEAPYEVWRAMRDRQPVYLDQRRGFWALSRYEDVAAALKDTTRFSSAHGNVLELMSPEPVDSGMMILNDPPGHTRLRQLVSRAFTLRRTAALEEDVRVVCRELLDAIDASSEVDLMQEYAAQIPSRVISRLLGVPGEDRERIRLLIDECFHLDEEHGFVNDVALTAMGELGGYLDRRLRHLAEEPGDDLLSALTQTGLTRRETVDFAMLLVMAGTETVGRLLGWAALLLDEHPDQRADLVADPSLIPRAVEEVLRFEGPSPVQARFTTEDVTLHGVTIPARSVVLLLTSSAGRDERQYGPDAGVFDLHREPRHHVSFGYGVHFCLGASLARLESRVALEELLARFPTWSVDRDGSVRAHTSTVRGWSRLLVRLDTPTPS
- a CDS encoding LacI family DNA-binding transcriptional regulator produces the protein MGKVTLQSIADEVGVSRMTVSNAFSRPEKLSAELRERILAVADELGYVGPDPAARALARGRTGTVGLLITGRLSEQASDPVGAEFLVAVADALSDHGLALTLITAGVGGETVPARDVPMDGALVYVCEPESTDLAWLRRRDLPLVTVDQEALPGHPSINVDDRAGARAAAQHLVDLGHRRVGLLNLHPIQGGALDETPTDAPWNPPASERDAGWRAALAGAGIDPAVELAPFRPVTAAYDAARRLLERPDRPTGLLCFSDVYAAQAMRAAESLGLRVPQDVSVVGFDDSSLATAVHPTLTTVSQPVSDKGRLAVAALLDSMGATGPDPARTVLPTSLVVRESTAPPPSDS
- a CDS encoding type B 50S ribosomal protein L31, with the protein product MKQGIHPEYGPVAFRDRSTGRLFLTRSTLVGRADAPQTGVDGVTYPVVDVDISSDSHPFWTGTARTLDSEGRVEKFQRRYGAAGARKDDPA